From one Burkholderia pyrrocinia genomic stretch:
- a CDS encoding ATP-binding protein, with the protein MLDRLRQVPGIAASARPSTWLLLTGVAALAALSCTAAVETLLSPVDRLYWHVVSSGIDRGPRDKVAVIMVDKKTLAELGGSGSYTRTAYAGVLDRVAGASSVVLDMTMISPAQDDGVLAAAIARHGRVVLPAQMSPVHDRADTVILPARSLREAAAAIGQRSIVLGSDHLVQGIVPYVKSSSGDEIPHVGLQAIRVANVPQPDSDVRRHVQPHVTRMGRVEDGTILLGLPLRFDLASYSFVDVLKGRVPASAWRDRIVFIGDGMSEMTGVFYLSTRSGGRVKRVEVDALATEALLDGHLMRRVPAGIQLVVSMAVTIGMLLICLLVPGRRMYGFALAWLAAYVAGETALLVYGAYWTPVGPSLAVCVTIFAVCGWRRAGSLRAALMKEYRGLRGLAGRHAFAGLAQTGDADDAAPTDDDVAQAMSRIREWQSTYVDVIHTLPYPIFVEQDGSLLMCNERGNAMLKSIDVDSDAAARQVIGIAYDKILAAKKTGRIHSTELTLNARTHMMMVTPFGDGDRHRSTASMICLVDIHNITAAVESDRMTLRHMAHDLRNPLSTVLSLLEQHSVTDGSTDPDFLADLHKLVDYSLRVAQDFTQLSRAEHLDQGAYIPVSASDLAMEAVDQVWHSAGAKRIRVDGPHEDGDEAFVLGNRDMLLRALTNLLDNAIKYSDEGTVVDVRITSDERHVSIAVADNGIGIPAEAMPRLFEPFFQVDGTYRDASGGVGLGLPFVKTVIERHGGSIDVTSAPRQGSRFTVHLPMTRAGTDDAA; encoded by the coding sequence ATGCTCGACAGGCTCCGCCAGGTTCCGGGAATCGCAGCGTCGGCACGCCCGTCCACATGGCTGCTGCTGACCGGCGTCGCCGCGCTTGCGGCACTGAGCTGCACCGCCGCCGTCGAGACGCTGCTCTCGCCCGTGGATCGACTCTACTGGCACGTCGTTTCATCCGGCATCGATCGCGGGCCGCGCGACAAGGTCGCGGTGATCATGGTCGACAAGAAGACGCTCGCCGAACTGGGCGGCAGCGGGAGCTACACGCGCACGGCCTATGCGGGGGTGCTGGATCGCGTCGCCGGCGCGTCAAGCGTCGTCCTCGACATGACGATGATCTCGCCGGCGCAGGACGACGGGGTGCTGGCGGCCGCGATCGCGAGGCACGGCCGCGTGGTCTTGCCCGCCCAGATGTCGCCGGTTCACGACAGGGCCGATACCGTGATCCTGCCGGCGCGGTCGCTGCGGGAAGCGGCCGCGGCGATCGGCCAGCGCAGCATCGTGCTGGGCAGCGACCATCTGGTGCAGGGCATCGTGCCCTATGTCAAGAGCAGCAGCGGCGACGAAATTCCTCATGTCGGCCTGCAGGCGATCCGCGTCGCCAACGTGCCGCAGCCGGACAGCGACGTGCGTCGCCACGTGCAGCCGCATGTCACCAGGATGGGAAGAGTCGAAGACGGCACGATCCTGCTGGGCCTTCCGTTGCGCTTCGACCTCGCGAGCTACTCGTTCGTCGACGTGCTGAAGGGCCGCGTGCCCGCGTCGGCATGGCGCGACCGCATCGTGTTCATCGGCGACGGGATGTCCGAGATGACGGGCGTGTTCTATCTGTCGACGAGAAGCGGCGGAAGGGTGAAGCGTGTCGAGGTCGATGCGCTCGCCACCGAAGCGTTGCTCGACGGACACCTGATGCGGCGCGTGCCGGCCGGGATCCAACTGGTCGTCAGCATGGCGGTCACGATCGGCATGCTGCTGATCTGCTTGCTCGTGCCGGGCCGACGCATGTACGGATTCGCGCTGGCGTGGCTGGCTGCCTACGTCGCCGGCGAAACGGCGCTGCTCGTGTACGGCGCATACTGGACACCGGTCGGGCCGTCGCTTGCCGTGTGCGTGACGATCTTCGCCGTCTGCGGCTGGCGGCGCGCAGGCAGCCTGCGCGCCGCACTGATGAAGGAATACCGCGGGTTGCGCGGGCTGGCCGGCCGGCACGCGTTCGCGGGCCTTGCGCAAACGGGCGACGCCGACGATGCGGCGCCGACGGACGACGACGTCGCGCAGGCGATGTCGCGCATCCGCGAATGGCAGTCGACCTACGTCGACGTGATCCATACGCTGCCTTATCCCATCTTCGTCGAACAGGACGGCAGCCTGCTGATGTGCAACGAACGCGGCAACGCGATGCTGAAATCGATCGACGTCGACAGCGATGCGGCCGCCCGGCAGGTGATCGGCATCGCCTACGACAAAATCCTCGCCGCGAAGAAAACCGGGCGGATCCACTCGACCGAACTCACGCTGAACGCGCGCACGCACATGATGATGGTGACGCCGTTCGGCGACGGCGATCGTCATCGCTCCACGGCCAGCATGATCTGCCTCGTCGACATCCACAACATCACGGCGGCGGTCGAAAGCGACCGCATGACACTGCGCCACATGGCGCACGATCTTCGCAATCCGCTCTCGACCGTGCTGTCGCTGCTCGAGCAGCACAGCGTCACCGACGGTTCGACCGATCCGGATTTCCTCGCGGACCTGCACAAGCTCGTCGACTACAGCTTGCGCGTCGCGCAGGATTTCACCCAGCTCTCGCGCGCGGAGCATCTCGACCAGGGTGCCTACATACCGGTGTCCGCGAGCGACCTGGCGATGGAAGCGGTCGATCAGGTCTGGCACAGTGCGGGCGCGAAGCGGATTCGCGTCGACGGTCCGCATGAAGACGGCGACGAAGCGTTCGTGCTCGGCAATCGCGACATGCTGCTCCGCGCGCTGACCAACCTGCTCGACAACGCCATCAAGTATTCGGACGAAGGCACGGTCGTCGACGTACGGATCACCTCCGACGAGCGCCACGTCTCCATCGCCGTGGCGGACAACGGCATCGGCATCCCGGCCGAGGCGATGCCCCGGCTGTTCGAGCCGTTCTTCCAGGTGGATGGCACGTATCGCGATGCAAGCGGCGGCGTCGGGCTCGGGCTGCCGTTCGTCAAGACGGTCATCGAGCGCCACGGCGGATCGATCGACGTGACGTCCGCGCCACGGCAAGGCAGCCGCTTCACCGTGCACTTGCCGATGACCCGCGCGGGCACGGACGACGCCGCATAG
- a CDS encoding carbohydrate-binding protein, whose protein sequence is MIVKNLSYAFALTALSAAVAAILVPSGASATPAYAPIKHYQDGVEQCLAWQPGNADPVVATCDGAAAQDWAFVPGAGYYQIRNAGATQARGQDMCLRTRAGNTGMGGVSIDACASGDAKMSQWRFETGPAGRLGMLNAYRISTGRDEVLAIRAGSQGVAMQFARGEASAAWVSATTFAPPQRPLMGNRTALALTAHFSNAAANDPEIVRKAVFGDGDDYSSLRRYIEVASHGKATLGGTVLGDVDLGARPATCSSGALLDSARKAALAQGTDPARFDYLLVDFSKLGSCGWAGLAAQPGNWILSNGNGRGYWMWTHEFGHSLGASHPDSLIDCPTVGGTVQVGAACRTGKVDDPSDTVGGGGRRLYPGSYQLFSGWLDQAQVPEIRESGTYRLMPLFGDQAGAKGYRIARSDGTQLWLEFRQPLRGFDDWKADDPFVNGVIVRTVRYQGSSLKNTLVDTTPGSAGGMKDAPLMPGHALHDTLSGKIVTVNSVGPDGAVVTVKNDGVLLPEAAITGPAQADANTTVTLSGDASVGDRLRYRWSAPAGVALEQNGSRANVVVPPADRDREYAFGLTVINGNGYAASTTHVLKVKAQGTIAPPGASIAGPTRAVGGERVTLSGAQSTGKGLSYAWTSPPGVQLSQQGATASFVAPKAGSERGYDFRVTVTDVLNRQSVATHRVTVQADAGEAVESWDPKRTYAAPCQKVAYAGKRWMNGWWVLGDVPGQGGEWGPWRETGAANMHAQCKVK, encoded by the coding sequence ATGATCGTGAAGAACCTTAGCTATGCCTTCGCACTGACCGCGCTGTCCGCGGCCGTCGCGGCCATCCTGGTACCGTCCGGCGCATCCGCCACTCCCGCGTACGCGCCGATCAAGCACTACCAGGACGGTGTCGAGCAATGCCTCGCGTGGCAGCCGGGCAACGCCGATCCCGTCGTCGCGACCTGCGACGGCGCCGCCGCGCAGGACTGGGCGTTTGTGCCGGGCGCGGGGTATTACCAGATCCGCAATGCCGGGGCCACGCAGGCACGCGGCCAGGACATGTGCCTGCGCACCCGGGCCGGCAATACCGGCATGGGCGGCGTGTCGATCGACGCGTGCGCCAGCGGCGACGCGAAGATGTCCCAGTGGCGCTTCGAGACGGGGCCGGCCGGCCGTCTTGGCATGCTGAACGCGTACCGGATCTCGACGGGGCGAGACGAAGTGCTCGCGATCCGGGCCGGGAGCCAGGGCGTCGCGATGCAGTTCGCCCGCGGCGAGGCATCGGCGGCGTGGGTGTCGGCGACGACGTTTGCGCCGCCGCAGCGCCCGCTGATGGGCAACAGGACGGCGCTGGCATTGACCGCGCACTTCAGCAACGCCGCGGCGAACGATCCCGAGATCGTCCGCAAGGCCGTGTTCGGCGATGGCGACGACTATTCGTCGCTGCGCCGCTATATCGAAGTGGCGTCCCACGGCAAGGCCACGCTGGGCGGGACCGTGCTCGGCGACGTCGACCTGGGCGCCCGCCCGGCGACCTGCAGCTCGGGTGCGTTGCTCGACTCGGCCCGCAAGGCCGCGCTGGCGCAGGGCACCGATCCGGCGCGATTCGACTACCTGCTCGTCGATTTCTCGAAGCTCGGCAGTTGCGGCTGGGCGGGGCTGGCGGCGCAGCCGGGCAACTGGATCCTGTCGAACGGCAATGGCCGCGGATACTGGATGTGGACACACGAATTCGGTCATTCGCTCGGCGCGTCCCACCCCGATTCGCTGATCGACTGCCCGACCGTCGGCGGCACGGTGCAGGTGGGTGCCGCGTGCCGCACGGGCAAGGTCGACGATCCGTCCGACACCGTCGGCGGCGGCGGCCGTCGCCTTTATCCCGGCAGCTACCAGCTGTTCTCCGGCTGGCTCGATCAAGCCCAGGTGCCGGAAATTCGCGAGTCCGGCACCTACAGGCTGATGCCGCTGTTCGGCGACCAGGCGGGTGCGAAAGGCTATCGCATCGCGCGAAGCGACGGCACGCAGCTGTGGCTCGAATTCCGGCAGCCGCTGCGCGGTTTCGACGACTGGAAGGCGGACGATCCGTTCGTCAACGGCGTGATCGTGAGGACTGTCCGGTATCAGGGCAGTTCGCTGAAGAATACGCTGGTGGATACGACGCCCGGCAGCGCCGGCGGCATGAAGGATGCCCCGCTGATGCCGGGTCACGCGCTGCACGACACGCTGTCCGGCAAGATCGTCACGGTGAACTCGGTCGGGCCGGACGGCGCCGTGGTCACCGTGAAGAACGACGGCGTGCTGCTGCCGGAGGCCGCCATCACGGGGCCCGCGCAAGCCGATGCGAACACAACGGTCACGTTGTCCGGCGACGCATCGGTCGGCGATCGCCTGCGATACCGATGGAGCGCGCCGGCCGGCGTCGCGCTGGAGCAGAACGGCAGCCGTGCGAACGTGGTCGTCCCGCCGGCCGACCGGGATCGCGAGTACGCGTTCGGGCTGACCGTGATCAACGGCAACGGGTATGCGGCCAGCACGACGCACGTGCTCAAGGTGAAGGCGCAAGGGACGATCGCGCCGCCGGGCGCGTCGATCGCCGGCCCGACACGGGCCGTGGGCGGCGAACGCGTCACGTTGTCGGGCGCGCAATCGACCGGGAAGGGCCTGTCGTACGCGTGGACGAGCCCGCCCGGCGTGCAGCTCAGCCAGCAGGGAGCGACGGCGAGCTTCGTCGCGCCGAAGGCCGGGAGCGAGCGCGGATATGACTTCCGCGTGACGGTGACCGATGTGCTGAACCGCCAGTCCGTGGCCACGCACCGTGTGACGGTCCAGGCCGATGCCGGCGAGGCAGTCGAGTCATGGGATCCGAAGCGGACCTACGCCGCCCCTTGCCAGAAGGTCGCTTACGCGGGCAAGCGCTGGATGAACGGCTGGTGGGTGCTGGGCGACGTGCCCGGCCAGGGCGGCGAATGGGGTCCGTGGCGCGAAACCGGGGCGGCCAACATGCATGCGCAGTGCAAGGTCAAATGA
- a CDS encoding carbon starvation CstA family protein, with amino-acid sequence MNRASSTLLWIAVALLGAFSFGTIALAHGERVSALWIVIAAVCVYLIAYRFYSRFIASKVMQLDGLRMTPAVKYNDGLDYVPTNKYVLFGHHFAAIAGAGPLVGPVLAAQMGYTPGMLWILAGVVFAGAVQDFIVLFISTRRDGRSLGDLVKMELGTVPGVIALFGAFLIMVIILAVLALIVVKALTNSPWGTFTVAATIPIALFMGVYTRYIRPGRIGEVSIIGFIGLMAAISFGQNVSASPALAAWFTFSGTQLTWILIGYGFVASVLPVWLLLAPRDYLSTFLKIGTILGLAIGILVVAPELKMPALTKFVDGTGPVWAGNLFPFLFITIACGAVSGFHALISSGTTPKLIDNETNARFIGYGAMLMESFVAIMALVAACVIEPGIYFAMNAPAAVLGSTPEAVANTVTQWGFVLTPDMLTQTAKAVGETTIIARAGGAPTLAVGMAHILHQVIGGEAMMAFWYHFAILFEALFILTAVDAGTRAGRFMLQDLLGTFHPALKRTESLPANLVATGLCVAAWGYFLYQGVVDPLGGINTLWPLFGISNQMLAAIALVLGTVVLFKMKRERYAWVTMVPTAWLLICTLTAGWQKIFDANPKVSFLAHAAKLQAAVDEGKVLAPAKSLAQMKRIIFNDYIDAALAGLFIFVVISIAVYGVIAVLRARRESKPTVRETPYEAMPAAQALGSGR; translated from the coding sequence ATGAATCGGGCTTCCAGTACCCTGCTCTGGATCGCGGTCGCGCTGCTCGGCGCGTTCTCGTTCGGAACGATCGCACTCGCGCACGGCGAGCGCGTCAGTGCCCTCTGGATCGTGATCGCCGCAGTCTGCGTGTATCTGATCGCGTATCGCTTCTACAGCCGTTTCATCGCCAGCAAGGTCATGCAGCTCGACGGGCTGCGGATGACGCCGGCGGTCAAGTACAACGACGGCCTCGACTACGTGCCGACCAACAAGTACGTGCTGTTCGGCCATCACTTCGCCGCGATCGCCGGCGCGGGGCCGCTCGTCGGGCCCGTGCTCGCCGCGCAGATGGGCTACACGCCCGGCATGCTGTGGATCCTGGCCGGCGTGGTGTTTGCCGGCGCGGTGCAGGACTTCATCGTGCTGTTCATCTCGACGCGCCGCGACGGCCGCTCGCTCGGCGATCTCGTCAAGATGGAGCTCGGCACGGTGCCCGGCGTGATCGCGCTGTTCGGCGCGTTCCTGATCATGGTGATCATCCTCGCGGTGCTCGCGCTGATCGTCGTGAAGGCGCTGACCAATTCGCCGTGGGGCACGTTCACCGTCGCCGCGACGATTCCGATCGCGCTGTTCATGGGCGTCTATACGCGCTACATCCGTCCGGGCCGCATCGGCGAAGTGTCGATCATCGGCTTCATCGGGCTGATGGCGGCGATCTCGTTCGGCCAGAACGTCAGCGCTTCGCCCGCGCTCGCCGCATGGTTCACGTTCAGCGGCACGCAGCTCACGTGGATCCTGATCGGCTATGGCTTCGTCGCATCGGTGCTGCCGGTGTGGCTGCTGCTCGCGCCGCGCGACTACCTGTCGACGTTCCTGAAGATCGGCACGATCCTCGGTCTCGCGATCGGCATCCTGGTCGTCGCGCCGGAACTGAAGATGCCCGCGCTGACGAAGTTCGTCGACGGCACGGGCCCGGTGTGGGCGGGCAACCTGTTCCCGTTCCTGTTCATCACGATCGCGTGCGGCGCCGTGTCGGGCTTCCATGCGCTGATCTCGTCGGGCACGACGCCGAAGCTGATCGACAACGAAACCAACGCGCGCTTCATCGGTTACGGCGCGATGCTGATGGAATCGTTCGTCGCGATCATGGCGCTGGTCGCCGCGTGCGTGATCGAGCCGGGCATCTACTTCGCGATGAACGCACCGGCCGCCGTGCTCGGCTCGACGCCGGAAGCCGTCGCGAACACGGTCACGCAGTGGGGCTTCGTGCTGACGCCCGACATGCTGACGCAGACCGCGAAGGCCGTCGGCGAAACGACGATCATCGCGCGCGCGGGCGGCGCGCCGACGCTGGCCGTCGGCATGGCGCACATCCTGCACCAGGTGATCGGCGGCGAAGCGATGATGGCGTTCTGGTATCACTTCGCGATCCTGTTCGAGGCGCTGTTCATCCTGACGGCCGTCGACGCCGGCACGCGCGCGGGCCGCTTCATGCTGCAGGATCTGCTCGGCACGTTCCACCCGGCGCTCAAGCGCACCGAGTCGCTGCCCGCGAACCTGGTCGCCACCGGGCTGTGCGTGGCCGCGTGGGGCTACTTCCTGTACCAGGGCGTGGTCGATCCGCTCGGCGGCATCAACACGCTGTGGCCGCTGTTCGGCATCTCGAACCAGATGCTCGCCGCGATCGCGCTGGTGCTCGGCACCGTCGTGCTGTTCAAGATGAAGCGCGAGCGCTATGCATGGGTGACGATGGTGCCGACGGCGTGGCTGCTGATCTGCACGCTGACGGCCGGCTGGCAGAAGATTTTCGATGCGAACCCGAAGGTCAGCTTCCTCGCGCACGCCGCGAAGCTGCAGGCCGCGGTGGACGAAGGCAAGGTGCTCGCGCCGGCCAAGTCGCTCGCGCAGATGAAGCGGATCATCTTCAACGACTACATCGATGCGGCGCTGGCCGGGCTGTTCATCTTCGTCGTGATCAGCATCGCGGTGTACGGCGTGATCGCCGTGCTGCGCGCGCGCCGCGAGTCGAAGCCGACCGTGCGCGAGACGCCGTACGAAGCGATGCCGGCCGCGCAGGCGCTCGGCAGCGGACGTTAA
- a CDS encoding YbdD/YjiX family protein, translating into MFSDLGSDLRSAGRYLGQALRLMVGLPDYDTYVAHMRETHPDREPMTYEEFFRERQNARYGSGAGKCC; encoded by the coding sequence ATGTTCAGCGATCTTGGCAGCGACCTGCGCAGCGCGGGGCGTTACCTCGGGCAGGCGTTGCGGCTGATGGTCGGCCTGCCCGACTACGACACCTACGTCGCGCACATGCGCGAAACCCATCCGGACCGCGAGCCGATGACGTACGAGGAATTTTTCCGCGAACGTCAGAATGCGCGGTACGGGTCGGGGGCGGGGAAGTGTTGCTGA
- the trhA gene encoding PAQR family membrane homeostasis protein TrhA produces MHVGERFNSISHLVGAVLSVAGLVALVTMGALEGDPYKVVSFSVYGAMLILLYAISTLYHSVRNPRLKAILQKCDHSAIYLLIAGSYTPFTLVTLRGPWGWSLFGVSWGLAVLGIVQELTLGRRTRMLSMILYVLMGWLALVAVRPLIHALPPVGTAWLVAGGVIYSAGIYFFINDERIRHGHGIWHLFVLAGSLCQFVSVAMYVA; encoded by the coding sequence GTGCATGTCGGTGAGCGTTTCAACAGCATTTCCCATCTTGTCGGCGCGGTGCTGTCGGTGGCTGGCCTCGTGGCGCTCGTGACGATGGGCGCGCTCGAAGGCGACCCGTACAAGGTGGTGAGCTTCAGCGTGTACGGCGCGATGCTGATCCTGCTCTACGCGATTTCGACGCTGTACCACAGCGTGCGCAACCCGCGCCTGAAGGCGATCCTGCAGAAATGCGACCATTCGGCGATCTACCTGCTGATCGCCGGCAGCTATACGCCGTTCACGCTGGTCACGTTGCGCGGCCCGTGGGGCTGGTCGCTGTTCGGCGTGAGCTGGGGGCTCGCCGTGCTGGGCATCGTGCAGGAACTGACGCTCGGTCGGCGCACGCGCATGCTGTCGATGATCCTGTACGTGCTGATGGGCTGGCTGGCGCTCGTCGCGGTACGCCCGCTGATCCATGCGCTGCCGCCGGTGGGCACCGCGTGGCTCGTGGCCGGCGGCGTGATCTACAGCGCGGGAATCTACTTCTTCATCAACGACGAGCGCATCCGCCACGGGCACGGTATCTGGCATCTTTTCGTGCTGGCCGGCAGCCTGTGCCAGTTCGTCAGTGTCGCGATGTATGTCGCGTGA
- a CDS encoding nuclear transport factor 2 family protein, with amino-acid sequence MTHADADARRTHESWHAAVVARDLDALMSLYADDAILETPLVVVTLPEHGSGVLQGKAAIGEFFAAGLRTPGNRLGRWYRTGLFFSNGRQLTWEYPRATPEGDQVDLVEVMDLHDGLIVHHRVYWGWVGFLALQAATPAPDRA; translated from the coding sequence ATGACACACGCCGACGCCGATGCCCGGCGCACCCATGAAAGCTGGCACGCCGCCGTCGTCGCTCGCGACCTCGATGCGCTGATGTCGCTGTACGCCGACGACGCGATACTCGAAACGCCGCTCGTCGTCGTCACGCTGCCCGAACACGGCTCCGGCGTGCTGCAAGGCAAGGCCGCGATCGGCGAATTCTTCGCGGCCGGCCTGCGCACTCCGGGCAACAGGCTCGGACGCTGGTACCGGACCGGGCTGTTCTTCTCGAACGGCCGCCAGCTCACGTGGGAATATCCGCGCGCCACGCCGGAAGGCGACCAGGTCGATCTCGTCGAGGTGATGGATCTGCACGACGGGTTGATCGTTCATCATCGCGTGTACTGGGGATGGGTCGGCTTTCTCGCGCTGCAGGCCGCCACGCCGGCGCCCGACCGCGCATGA
- a CDS encoding DOPA 4,5-dioxygenase family protein, whose amino-acid sequence MAALDTTAIDSWHAHVYFDAASRDAAWAFRQVVDERFGAVIELGRFHERPVGPHPAWSYQIAFDAARFDDIVPWLVLNHGALDIFLHPNTGDDLRDHRDCAVWIGKSYVLNLDALAG is encoded by the coding sequence ATGGCTGCCCTCGACACCACCGCCATCGACAGTTGGCACGCGCACGTCTATTTCGATGCAGCCAGCCGCGACGCGGCCTGGGCGTTTCGCCAGGTCGTCGACGAACGGTTCGGCGCGGTCATCGAACTCGGCCGCTTTCACGAGCGCCCCGTCGGCCCGCATCCGGCATGGTCGTACCAGATCGCGTTCGACGCCGCGCGATTCGACGACATCGTGCCGTGGCTCGTGCTGAACCACGGCGCGCTCGATATCTTCCTGCACCCGAATACCGGCGACGACCTGCGCGACCATCGCGATTGCGCGGTGTGGATCGGGAAGTCGTATGTGCTGAATCTCGACGCGCTGGCGGGTTAA
- the hpnH gene encoding adenosyl-hopene transferase HpnH, which yields MSIPLLQQVRVGAYIVRQHLSGNKRYPLALMLEPLFRCNLACNGCGKIDYPDPILNQRLSVEECLQAVDECGAPVVSIAGGEPLLHKEMPEIVKGIMKRKKFVYLCTNALLMEKKMDDYEPSPYFVWSVHLDGDQQAHDHSVSQEGVYDKAVAAIKEAKRRGFRVNINCTLFNDAVPERVAKFFDTLGPIGVDGITVSPGYAYERAPDQQHFLNRDKTKNLFREILKRGEGGKRWSFSQSSLFLDFLAGNQTYKCTPWGNPARTVFGWQKPCYLVGEGYVKTFKELMETTEWDNYGVGNYEKCADCMVHCGFEATAVMDTIAHPLKALKVSRKGIKTDGPFAPDISIAKQRPAEYVFSRHVEIKLEEIQRAGKGKLQKPAKPATAA from the coding sequence TTGTCTATTCCGCTGCTCCAGCAAGTCCGTGTCGGCGCCTATATCGTGCGCCAGCACCTGTCCGGCAACAAACGCTATCCGCTCGCGCTGATGCTCGAGCCGCTGTTCCGCTGCAACCTCGCGTGCAACGGCTGCGGCAAGATCGATTATCCGGATCCGATCCTGAACCAGCGCCTGTCCGTCGAGGAATGCCTGCAGGCCGTCGACGAGTGCGGCGCGCCCGTCGTGTCGATCGCCGGCGGCGAACCGCTGCTCCACAAGGAGATGCCGGAAATCGTCAAGGGCATCATGAAGCGCAAGAAATTCGTGTACCTGTGCACGAACGCGCTGCTGATGGAAAAGAAGATGGACGACTACGAGCCGAGCCCGTATTTCGTCTGGTCGGTCCACCTCGACGGCGACCAGCAGGCGCACGATCACTCGGTGTCGCAGGAAGGCGTGTACGACAAGGCCGTCGCGGCGATCAAGGAAGCGAAGCGCCGCGGCTTCCGCGTGAACATCAACTGCACGCTGTTCAACGACGCGGTGCCCGAGCGCGTGGCGAAGTTCTTCGACACGCTGGGGCCGATCGGCGTCGACGGCATCACGGTGTCGCCGGGCTACGCATATGAGCGCGCGCCGGATCAGCAGCACTTCCTGAACCGCGACAAGACGAAGAACCTGTTCCGCGAAATCCTGAAGCGCGGCGAAGGCGGCAAGCGCTGGTCGTTCAGCCAGTCGTCGCTGTTCCTCGACTTCCTGGCCGGCAACCAGACGTACAAGTGCACGCCGTGGGGCAACCCGGCGCGTACGGTGTTCGGCTGGCAGAAGCCGTGCTACCTGGTCGGCGAAGGTTACGTGAAGACCTTCAAGGAACTGATGGAAACGACCGAGTGGGACAACTACGGCGTCGGCAACTACGAGAAGTGCGCGGACTGCATGGTCCACTGCGGCTTCGAGGCTACCGCCGTGATGGACACGATCGCGCATCCGCTGAAGGCGTTGAAAGTGAGCCGCAAGGGCATCAAGACCGACGGCCCGTTCGCACCGGACATCTCGATCGCGAAGCAGCGTCCGGCCGAGTACGTGTTCTCGCGCCACGTCGAGATCAAGCTCGAGGAAATCCAGCGCGCCGGCAAGGGCAAGCTGCAGAAGCCGGCGAAGCCGGCAACGGCGGCTTAA
- the ispH gene encoding 4-hydroxy-3-methylbut-2-enyl diphosphate reductase encodes MRVILAQPRGFCAGVVRAIEIVDRALQQHGAPVYVRHEIVHNRHVVENLRNKGARFVEELDEVPHGAVAIFSAHGVAQTVERDAETRGLDVLDATCPLVTKVHVQGRQYAAAGRRLILIGHAGHPEVEGTIGQIPAEVILVQSEAEVDTLTLPVDTPVAYITQTTLSVDDTRGIIEALQRRFTDLVGPDTRDICYATQNRQAAVRELSEQVDVLLVVGATNSSNSNRLREIGTESGVPSYLVADGSEVKAEWFAGVQTVGLTAGASAPEEMVEDVIGALRALGPVDVATMAGREEKVEFKLPAKLTQAVAREV; translated from the coding sequence ATGCGAGTCATCCTTGCCCAGCCCCGCGGCTTTTGTGCGGGGGTTGTCCGTGCGATCGAGATCGTCGATCGCGCGCTGCAACAGCACGGTGCGCCGGTCTATGTGCGTCATGAGATCGTTCATAACCGGCATGTCGTCGAAAATCTGCGTAATAAAGGGGCACGATTCGTTGAGGAACTCGACGAGGTGCCTCACGGCGCTGTCGCGATCTTCAGCGCGCACGGTGTCGCCCAGACGGTCGAGCGCGACGCGGAAACGCGCGGGCTCGACGTGCTCGACGCGACCTGCCCGCTCGTCACGAAGGTGCACGTGCAGGGCCGCCAGTATGCTGCGGCGGGCCGCCGGCTGATCCTGATCGGCCACGCGGGCCACCCGGAAGTCGAGGGTACGATCGGCCAGATTCCGGCCGAGGTGATCCTCGTGCAGAGCGAAGCCGAAGTCGATACGCTCACGCTGCCCGTCGATACGCCCGTCGCGTACATCACGCAGACCACGCTGTCGGTCGACGACACGCGCGGCATCATCGAAGCGCTGCAGCGCCGGTTCACCGACCTGGTCGGCCCGGACACGCGCGACATCTGCTACGCGACGCAAAATCGCCAGGCCGCCGTACGCGAGCTGAGCGAACAGGTTGACGTGCTGCTCGTCGTCGGCGCGACGAACAGCTCGAACTCGAACCGCCTGCGCGAGATCGGCACCGAAAGCGGTGTGCCGAGCTATCTCGTCGCCGACGGCTCGGAAGTGAAAGCCGAATGGTTTGCGGGCGTACAGACGGTCGGCCTGACCGCCGGTGCGTCGGCGCCCGAAGAGATGGTCGAGGATGTAATCGGCGCGCTGCGCGCGCTGGGGCCCGTCGATGTCGCGACGATGGCGGGCCGTGAGGAAAAAGTCGAATTCAAGCTGCCGGCGAAGCTCACGCAAGCTGTCGCCCGCGAAGTTTAA